A genome region from Carassius carassius chromosome 23, fCarCar2.1, whole genome shotgun sequence includes the following:
- the ppp1r15b gene encoding protein phosphatase 1 regulatory subunit 15B, which yields MERSASERTALRRFGDSGMMLLPWTKQILTVLWEHLRLLVQVICCTLISVFQMFRFEVHVRITDETGQHIQHMTSRSGDPSDSFLLSSLFENNKNMVVGGSSPLSKFGRDPFDVSSHSRAVLSSLVGDELCCSLVDDLVSQATECLNDTEDLYIGDRSMWKHGYDWTILGGSERKCEENTCTFTAHVSGFSAKEFVKHQKLIADPDSCSSSTEDVQAPCPVQSVGQFSDSEFSWGSTDSSCFEGEREENEKLWDLLTSSTDPYHPLHFTACLSSAVPVKSKTQVVLKAESPTVSHSTASTGSDSSKTGSEDEEEEALWRSLSQNDDPYHPLNFRAPLQSSPATSVPSKHDSPSDNTQNKTHRLLKSSRRSKPQLPSSRVARHCCHKLPVETLAVVPWRRHVGLTVLQGNQRKCPNFKKVKFSPIVQVHKMQAWSFAFQASRKGPWEEFARDRDRFRKRIRETEKAIGYCFSLSHREKLWAYKDRTQK from the exons ATGGAAAGGAGTGCGTCGGAGCGGACCGCGCTGCGGCGGTTTGGGGACAGCGGCATGATGCTTCTGCCTTGGACCAAACAGATCCTGACGGTGCTGTGGGAGCACCTGAGACTGCTGGTCCAGGTCATCTGCTGCACTTTGATTTCAG TTTTCCAGATGTTCAGGTTTGAAGTCCATGTGAGAATTACAGACGAGACAGGGCAACACATTCAGCACATGACAAGTAGGTCAGGAGACCCTTCTGACAGTTTCCTGCTCTCATCCTTGtttgaaaacaacaaaaacatggtGGTCGGGGGTTCCAGTCCACTTTCAAAATTTGGCAGGGACCCATTCGATGTCAGCTCTCACTCCAGAGCTGTCCTATCCAGTCTGGTTGGCGATGAACTCTGTTGTTCCTTGGTGGACGACCTTGTGTCCCAAGCAACAGAGTGTCTCAATGACACAGAAGACCTCTATATTGGAGATCGCTCCATGTGGAAACATGGATATGACTGGACCATATTAGGAGGATCAGAAAGGAAATGCGAAGAGAACACCTGCACGTTTACTGCACATGTGTCTGGGTTTTCTGCAAAGGAGTTTGTAAAGCATCAGAAGCTCATCGCTGATCCTGATTCATGTAGTTCATCTACAGAGGATGTTCAAGCTCCATGTCCAGTGCAGTCAGTCGGTCAGTTCTCAGACAGCGAATTCAGCTGGGGAAGCACAGACAGCTCTTGTTTTGAAGGAGAACGAGAGGAGAATGAAAAACTCTGGGACCTTCTGACCAGCTCGACGGATCCATATCACCCTCTACACTTCACGGCATGTTTGTCCAGTGCAGTTCCTGTAAAAAGCAAAACCCAGGTGGTTTTGAAGGCCGAAAGTCCCACTGTATCACACTCCACTGCATCTACGGGCTCCGATTCTTCTAAAACAGGttctgaagatgaagaagaagaggccTTATGGAGATCCCTCTCTCAGAATGATGACCCATATCACCCTTTGAATTTCAGAGCCCCTCTTCAAAGCTCACCAGCTACATCAGTTCCTTCAAAACATGATTCGCCCAGTgacaacacacaaaataaaacccataGACTCTTAAAATCTTCAAGACGCTCAAAGCCGCAGTTACCATCAAGTAGAGTTGCTCGCCATTGCTGCCACAAATTACCAGTTGAGACACTAGCAGTGGTGCCATGGAGAAGACATGTTGGTCTGACTGTTCTTCAGGGCAACCAAAGGAAATGTCCCAATTTTAAGAAG GTGAAATTTTCTCCTATCGTGCAAGTCCACAAGATGCAAGCTTGGTCCTTTGCTTTTCAGGCATCTCGTAAGGGACCGTGGGAGGAGTTTGCACGGGACAGAGACCGTTTTCGAAAGAGAATCCGTGAAACTGAGAAGGCCATTGGCTACTGTTTTAGTTTGTCACACAGAGAAAAGCTGTGGGCCTATAAGGACAGAACACAGAAGTAA